gcaaaaagaggCCAAAGCAGAGTAAATCTGGGAGCCGACTCTACGTATGGACTACTACTACATAGTTTGAAGATATGCGGGAGCCATCTTGGACACCACATCCGTGCACCACCAAAAACGTAAACAaactttttctcttttcaGACAGATCACGAAAACGACCATTAGATCAAAGTGGAATTGAGTGTATTAAAGTTACCTAATATACGACGTCCCCAGATCTAGACCTGCCAATATCAAGAGAGACGATAATCAAACCGAGTACTGTGGCATAAGAAACCTTTTGTTGGACCTACATACGCAACTCACGTCCCTTTAAAAAAGTTAATTAGATTACAAAACACCATGGCAGAACTAAACGAtttcgagaagctggagaagattgGAGAAGGTAAGTAGCTTTACAGAGCCTTGTGGCCTTTATACTAACAGTCCAGGAACCTATGGAGTGGTGTACAAGGCATTAGATACCAAACACAACAACCGCGTAGTGGCACTGAAGAAGATCCGGCTAgagtctgaggacgaggGAGTGCCATCTACCACCATTCGTGAAATTTCGCTTTTGAAGGAGCTTCGTGATGACAACATTGTTGCTCTGTATGACATTGTGCactccaactccaacaagaTTTATCTTGTTTTCGAGTTCCTTGATATGGACCTCAAGAAATACATGGAATCCATTCCTGAAGGTGAAGGACTGGGAAACGACAtggtcaagaagttcaTGCTTCAACTCGTTCGCGGGCTTTACCACTGCCACGCGCACAGAGTCTTGCATCGGGACTTGAAACCCCAAAATCTGCTGATCGACAAAGAAGGTAATTTGAAGGTCGCCGACTTTGGCCTTGCCAGAGCTTTCGGGGTTCCACTGCGTGCATACACTCACGAGGTTGTCACACTGTGGTACAGAAGCCCTGAGATCCTtcttggtggaaaacaaTACTCTACAGGAGTCGACATGTGGTCTATTGGTTGTATCTTTGCCGAGATGTCCAACAGGAAGCCGCTTTTCGCGGGTGATTCTGAAATCGATCAGATATTTAAGATTTTCCGTGTTCTGGGAACACCAACTGAGGAGATCTGGCCAGATGTCACCTATCTCAGCGACTTCAAGCCTAGCTTCCCTAAATGGTCGAAACAGAACTTGGCCGACATCGTTCCTAATCTGGACCCTCATGGTGTTGATCTTTTGGAACAGCTCTTGACATACGATCCTGCTGGAAGAATCAGCGCCAAGAGAGCCCTGATGCACCCATACTTCCAGGAAGACTATGTTCAACCATCCGAATACCCGCAACAATCTGCCATGCAGGTTGACACATCTACCATCTACGTTTGACCGATACCCTAATGAGATCTTCCGTTATATAACCATCGATAACCTGAATAAAAAATCTGCTGTCAAAGCCTTCTGCCTGGCACCAGGGCGAATATGATGCTCAGAACAGCTGTCATCAGCAATATGAGCAACAGCACAAAAATGGAGCGTCGCTTCAGCAAATTCTTCACGAACGGCTCCTTGATGCGCACAAGTCCATTTTTCGATGCGTGGCTCTCGCTGTAGCCCGCAAAATATAGCAAGGGGTCTACCCGGTAGTAGCTGCTTAGCAACAAGTagaatgcaaaaaaaaacggCACGACGACGACCCAGCGCACTTGCTTTGGTTGGTAGTCAAGGAAAATAAGAGTATATCCGGTCCAGAAAGCCCCcaatccagaaaaaaacgAGCCCAGCATTCTATAGGCTGCTGATTTTGACGTAACGTTTGACAATGCATGATATCGGAGGAAATTAGGGTATGCCTCGTGTTCCATAGCTTTGAAAACAAACTCTCGCGACTCGTCAAAGACCTCTGGATCATCGCGTCCGTCTCTTTGAACGGCCTGGATCACTCTTTCCACCATTTCTGGAGGTATCACTATTTTCTTGGGCGAGCTATCAAGGAAGTAGGTACGCACTATATTCTGTGCAGATTGATTAAGTTTCTCGCGTGTGGCAAAATGACTGTCCTTGAATGGCTTCTCACGAGGAAGCAGATCCTGCTGTATCATGGTCTCAATCATTTGAGGATTGATTGTAGACACTCTCTTGGCAGAATTTGATTCTCTTGAGGTATCCTTTGAGTTGTCATCGCTCGGAGTCTGTGATTTTCGTTTCAGCTCATCGATTTTCGCGTTCACCAACGGATCGCTCGATCGCACACTACTTTCTCCCCGCAGGAAAGCGGACATTCTGCGGGAATCGGACTCCTCAAGGAGATTGTTGCGCATGAGCAGGTCCAACAGTAGCGATGAGGACTTTGAGTCTCTGCTGCTGGTATTAGACTGTCTATTAGACTGAGGAGTCTGCTGCCTTAAAGGAGTGCTCTGTCCGGGGGCAGAGTTAAAAGTCTGGTCGGCATTTCGTATTCTCTCGTTAACAGCCAGTGACTGTTTGAGCCCCTTGACATAGGCCTTACAAAGACCCATATGCTGCACTGTGTCGATCCAAAAGTCCAAATAGTCTATATTTCTCTGCTCATCTCTCATGTAGACATAGAACGACCACAGATCAACGGGAGACTGAGTTCTGCGGTTGagaatttcaaagagcgTTGGCCATCTGTTCACAGACTGCTTTTCCGATTGTAAGGTGTCCACCTCCAGCTTCGAGACCAccttctgctccagatcATCGGCCCTAACAAAATTAGACGAAGTGTTGGGCCCTGACAGCCTTTGCGGGTTCGCATTGGACAAAGCCATTGTAGAAAAAGGCCAAAATGAGGGTTTCTTTGAATGGTAATCCAGCAGGCCAACACAGAAAATTAGCACCAGACACACCCACCAACTTTATCTGTTTACGCAAATGGCTGGGTTTTAAAAATTCCAAAACAGAGAACGCTTTCAAACATCACACCCGTGCACCGCATATTGAATATTTTGGGCCCCAGCGTCTAGGAGGAACTATAAATCACTCCCCTTTTCTTTCATACCACATCTGAAGACTACTTTGCTAACGATCATCCACAGATAGTACAGCATGCCTATTGAACTTCTGCTCTCGCCGGTGATGAGACCGGTGGTTCTCGCCAAATCGGTTCTCTTCCACCCTCACCGTCGCTCTTCGCGGTATGTTCCACATATTATCGATTTGGATGAGGACAACTGCTCTGAATTTGCCGTGAGAAGACGGTTCGGAACAGGATCCAAGATATTCGATGTCTACGATACTAAAGCTGAGGGCTCTGGTCCTTTGGGCCCAACCGAGGCCTCCAAAAGACTCTTTTGGTTCGTGAGATCGAGAGCGGTTAAGGGTGCATACAAGATGTATAACTCGGAAATTCTGGGTACAGGGCCTAACGGCGAGGACGAACCTTGCGCTGCATTGAGAGCCGGTTTGAGATCAAACATTCTTCTTATCAGAGCCCCTGATGTGCCCGTGACCGAGCTTGGATGGCACATCATCAACCATCGAGTGGACGCATTAGACCAGTACAGAATGTTCACTTTAGCTGACGGTGCCACTTATCAGTGGACGACCGAGGGTAAGTTCTTGGAGAGGGTGAGAAATGTGGGTGAGAAGGAATCGGAGGTTAGAGAGAGAATCGGACAGGTGATTCCTGCCGGAGCGTCTGGATTCACCGTTAAGGTTGACGAGTCCAAGATCCCTAAAGAGCTGGCTCTTGCCTCTGCCCTGTGCTCGTACGTTGACCACTGGAACACCAATCTTGCTGTCGGTGGTATCTACTATGCTAGAAAGTACTCGCATGTGAGATGGAAGAGAGACTAGGCTAGTTGACTCACAGTCTTCGTTTTTTTAGGTTTTTACAAATTAATAGAAGTCCCCCCCCTGATGATATCCTTCTAGTGTCCGGAAATATCCAGATCGCGTAAATCCGGAAACCGCGGATTCTTCGTACACGACCCTCCTCATCTAAAATATTTTCAGTCGAAAATTTTTCGAAAATCAGTCATCATGTCCCTCAGAATTCTTGCCAGACATTGGCGTATGCCAAAGCTGGCCCCTCTGAAGACCAGCTTGGCTAGAACCTATGCCTCACAGGTTGAGAAAGCATCGACGTATGCGGGCGCTGGCATTCTATCTGGTTTCactggagaaaatgcacATCATTTAGTGGATGTTTCCCGCGTTTTAGTGATTGGCTCTGGAGGATTGTCTATTGGACAAGCGGGAGAGTTTGACTATTCCGGTTCCCAAGCCATTAAAGCTCTGAAGGAGGCCAACAAGCAATCCATCTTGATTAACCCTAATATTGCTACCAACCAGACTTCGCATGCCCTTGCCGACGAGATCTACTATCTCCCAGTGACTCCTGAGTACATTACGTATATCATTGAAAGGGAAAGGCCGGACGGAGTGCTGCTCACTTTCGGAGGCCAGACTGGTCTGAACGTTGGTGTTCagttggaaaaaatgggtattttcaaaaaatacgGTGTCAAGGTTCTTGGGACTCCAATCAAAACTTTGGAGACCTCTGAGGACAGAGACTTGTTTGCTCAGGCGCTGAATGAGATCAATATCCCAATTGCCGAGTCCATTGCTGTTGAAACTGTTGACGATGCTCTTGCTGCTGCGGACAAAATTGGGTATCCTATTATTGTCAGATCTGCCTACGCTCTGGGAGGTCTTGGATCTGGTTTTGCTTCCAATGAGACCGAACTGAGAAATCTTGCTTCGCAATCGCTTTCGCTGGCTCCTCAGattcttgttgagaagtcTTTGAAAGGGTGGAAAGAGGTCGAGTACGAGGTGGTCAGAGACAGAGTTGGAAACTGCATCACTGTCTGTAATATGGAGAATTTCGACCCATTGGGAATCCACACTGGAGACTCGATTGTGGTTGCTCCTTCTCAGACGCTTTCTGACGAGGAATACCACATGCTCAGATCTGCTGCCATCAAGATTATCCGTCACCTTGGCGTTGTTGGAGAATGTAATGTGCAATATGCTTTGCAACCAGATGGGCTGGATTACAGAGTCATTGAGGTGAATGCTCGTTTGTCCAGATCGTCAGCCTTGGCTTCCAAGGCTACCGGATATCCTTTGGCATACACTGCTGCCAAGATTGCTCTTGGCTACACTCTGCCAGAACTGCCTAACCCTGTCACCAAGACCACCAGTGCCAACTTCGAGCCTTCTCTCGACTACATGGTTACCAAGATCCCAAGATGGGATCTGTCGAAGTTCCAGCACGTCAAGAGAGACATTGGTTCCTCGATGAAGTCTGTTGGAGAGGTGATGGCCATTGGACGCAATTTCGAGGAGTCATTCCAGAAGGCCATCAGACAGGTGGACCCTTCGTTCATTGGATTCCAGGGAgccaagtttgacgacctTGACCACGCTCTGTCGCACCCTACCGACAGAAGATGGCTTGCTGTTGGCCAAGCCCTGTTGCACGAGAACTACACCGTTGACAGAGTGCACGAGCTATCGAAAATTGACAAATGGTTCCTAtacaagctcaacaacatTGTCGAGATGCAAAAGGAATTGGAGGCTATTGGCTCGCTGTTCGGTGTGACCCAGGACGTGATGAGCCGCGCCAAGAAGCTCGGATTTTCGGACAAGCAGATTGCTCTTGCTGTTGGCTCGACAGAGCTGGAAGTGCGTGCTAGAAGAAAGTCATTTGGCATCACTCCGTTCGTGAAGAAGATCGATACGCTCGCCGCTGAGTTCCCTGCCGACACGAACTACCTTTACACTACCTACAATGCCACGTCGCACGACGTCAAATTTGACGAGTTCGGAACCATGGTCTTGGGATCGGGTGTCTACCGTATTGGTTCGTCTGTTGAATTCGATTGGTGTGCTGTTTCCGCCGCCCGTGCTCTGAGAGAGGCTGGCAAGAAGACCGTCATGGTCAACTACAACCCAGAGACCGTGTCGACCGACTTCGATGAGGTCGACAGACTGTACTTCGAAGAGCTTTCCTTTGAGAGAGTCATGGACATTtacgagctggagaacgCTAAGGGTCTGGTTGTTTCCGTTGGAGGCCAGCTTCCGCAGAACATTGCACTCAAGCTACAACAACAGGGCGCCAAGGTTCTCGGAACCAACCCTGAGGACATCGACAAGGCCGAAGACAGACACAAGTTCAGCAGCATTCTGGACTCCATCAACGTCGACCAGCCAGCCTGGAAAGAGCTCACGTCCGTtgaggaggccgagaacTTCGCCAATGAGGTCGGCTACCCGGTTCTTGTGAGACCTTCGTACGTTCTTTCTGGTGCTGCCATGTCGGTTATTCGCTCGGAATCTGAGCTCGAACAGAAACTCACGAACGCTGCAGACGTTTCTGCGGAACATCCTGTCGTGATTTCAAAATTCATCGAAGGTGCGCAGGAAATTGACATCGACGCTGTGGCCTCCCATGGAAAAGTCCTGGTGCACGCTGTCTCAGAGCACGTCGAGAACGCCGGAATCCATTCCGGTGACGCTACCCTGGTGCTGCCTCCACAAGGTCTCGACCAGGAGACCATGGATAGACTGAAGGAGATTGCCGACAaggttgctgctgcatgGAATATCACTGGGCCATTCAACATGCAAATTATCAAGGCCGAGAACCCAACCACTGGAAAGCCAGACCTCAAAGTCATCGAGTGTAACATCCGTGCCTCGAGATCGTTCCCATTCGTTTCGAAGGTGCTGGGCGTCAACTTCATCGATGTCGCCGTCAAGGCATTGCTGGATAGCAATGTTCCTGCTCCAGTCGACCTGATGAAAAAATCCTACAACTACGTTGCTACCAAGGTGCCGCAATTTTCTTTCACCAGATTGGCTGGTGCAGACCCCTTCTTGGGTGTCGAAATGGCATCTACCGGAGAAGTCGCCTGTTTCGGAGACAACGTGGTTGACGCATACTGGACCTCGATCCTCTCGACCATGAATTTCCACGTGCCTAAACCACCTGCTGGTattctttttggaggagacTTGTCGAACGACAACCTCGGCAATGTGGCCAAGAGACTGAGTCCGCTCGGATACAAGTTCTACGTTGCCTCTCCTTCCGTTGCCAACTACCTTAGCAAATATGTCGATAGTCCCGTTGAGGTGATTGAATTCCCTAAGGAAAATAAGAGAGAACTGAGGGAGGTGTTCCAGAAGTACGACATCAAGTGCGTCTTCAACCTTGCCAAGGAGCGGGCCGAGAGTCTGCTGGATGAGGACTACGTCATGCGGAGAAACGCCATCGACTTTGCCATCCCACTCTTCAACGAGCCACAGACTTCGCTGCTGTTCTCTCAGTGTCTCGCTGAAAAACTGCCAGCTCTGTTGGCCAACCAGGCGAAGTCCGAGGTGGTGATTCCTTCAGAGGTGAAGAGATGGAGTGAGTTCATTGGTGGCAAGCCTGTCTAATGACCGCATATAGTGACCAAATAATACAATAAATTAgactgctggaaaaataattaataaGCCCAAATAGCAAGGGCCAAGACCGGAGCTAAGatctgcaatttttttGGTCGATATATATGGATAATAATACAGCAGAAAATTATACTATGTACAATTAAGGATGGGTGTTTGCGGATCCAAGGAAGGAGAATCCCCTCCACCAAACGCTCCAGTATCCAATGGGGCAGTGACGACCGTTGAGAAACAACAAGCCACTCAAAGCAAAAATAAACCAAAGCAGGAAGTCAAAATGCTTTTGCTAGGGTCTGGAGAGTCCGGTAAAAGCACTGTTCTCAAACAAATCAAAATTCTTCACCAGGATGGGTTTTCCAAGCGTGAACTCTACGATTTTAAGCCTTTTGTATTCAAAAACATAATCGAATGTGCGCAATCCCTGGTCCGGGCCATTAAGCAGTTCAACGCCGAGTCCGAACTGAAATCGCTTACGCCTCAGCAGCTAGATGCCATTGATGCCTATGAAACTGCCATGGACGATACTACAGAGCAGTTTAATGTGGAAGTGGCCAGCCTtatcaagaagctgatcaaaGAACCGGTGgtgaacaagctgctggaagagaaaCGCAACGAATTCTACATTTTGGATTCCGCTCAGTATTTCTTTGACAACATCGACCGCATTTTTGCCGAAAACTACCTTCCAAGCGTGGAGGATGTGCTCAGGACTAGGAAACAGACCTCCGGAATTTACGACACCAAGTTCCAGCTTGAGGACATCGACATCCATCTCTACGACGTGGGTGGACAGAGGtcagaaagaaagaagtGGATCCACTGTTTTGACAACGTTACTGTGATCATGTTCTGTGTTGCGCTATCCGAGTACGATCAGGTCCTCCTGGAGTCGAGCAGCCAGAACAGATTGGAGGAGTCTCTGAATCTGTTTGACTCTGTGGTCAACTCAATGTGGTTCCGGCGCACATCTATCGTTCTGTGCCTGAACAAAATTGATGTCTTTATTGAGAAGTTGCCACGCTCGCCGCTCGAAAACTACTTCCCCGACTACGTTGGTGGAAACGATGTGAACAAAGCTGTCAAGTACATTCTCTGGCGATTCCGTCAGCTCAACCGTTCCAACGTTAACATCATGCCGTACGTTACGCAGGCAACTGACACCAACAACATGAAGCTGGCTTTTGCAGTGGTGAAGGAAACGATTATTCACAATGCCTTGATGGACAGTGGAATACTGCAGGCGTGATTATGCTatgtaaaaaaaaaatatagagTCAAAATAAACCCTaaatatttcaacaaaGCAAGTGCATGTTTTTTTCATTCAAGTTCCGTCTCAAGATCCAATGAACACTCTCATAGCACTCTGTGCCATTTATGTGGCCATACTAGTGTCATTGAATCTTTTGCTGGGGACCAAGGGTTCTCTCGGCTGGGTATCATGGAACTCTATCCATAGATTTAGATATCACACCCGAGGGTTCCGTGTCTCACTCAACAAACTCCAGCTGAAGTTCAATCCGATGGGAACGTTGTACCATGAGCCAATACTCACGATTGTGCTGAGTGGTGCGAGTATCTACAGATTACGTGAGGACATGAGAAGCAACCCGGTTCCGTCATCAGGAAGAAAGACCAATCGGCGCCTTGTCAAGCTTTTGGAACGTCTCCCGCTGGCAATTGAGCTACAAGGTGTTAAGTATACTGATCAGGTACCGGTAGAGCTAGAGTCCGTGAAAGCTCAGATTGTTTCTAATGCTCTACAATTTTCCTCGGGCCccatcaaaatcaaccagaaacaggtGGTTAGTAGGGTTCTTGGCTCGGTTTCCCTTGAAGACTACAGCGTGACTTTGAATGTGAAAAATGTAACGCTAGATGTCGACGATCTAGAGCGTTTCATACCCAAGTCGAAGAAGCATGGCCAATCAGAAAATCTTCCGTCACAGCCGTTGGCCCTGCCTTTCAGACGAATTTCTATAGAGTGTGAAAATGCCTCCCTTACGAAGGACAAGTTCTGCTTATTCTTGGAAAGGATAGCATTTGCGCTGGGAAaattggacgaggaagagacTGCAAACATGAACTTCGGAGACCAACATATTTACGAGGTGCTATTTGGAATCAGCAACTTTAAGCTCACTCAGCTGGAAACAAATAAAATGTTGCTATACCTTCCATTTTTGAATATATTCTCGCTGTGCAATCTCGAGGATATATTGAAGATTCAGAAAAATAAGGATGACATGGAGTTCATTGATCGGTTTGCCGCAACGAACAGATTCCTGTTTAAAACTACAGTGTCAACCACCAATCTAGTCCTGAACACACACATAAATGACCTAGTGAAGCCGGAGAGCAAAAATGAGACAGCACCCAAAAGGCCACTCGAGATTCCCGGTTATCTACAAAACCTGCTCCCGAAAATTAAGATTCGAATACAGCTTATGGGCTCCGTTATAAATATGGCAGTGGCAGAAGAACTCACAGTCAAGGTGCGAGTGGAGGACATTGCCTTTGATACGTCGCTGGCAAACACATACGATTCTTTGTTCAGCAGCGTTTCAGGCTCTGTTCATAAAATGATTGGCTTCCTTATACGCAACATACAATTCTCGTTTGTGGAGCCGGATAAAATatccaaatttttttatcttgACCATGTGAGCACCAGTGTCTCATTTGGAACACGAAAAGGATGTCTATTTGGACAAACAGACATTATTGTGGGCACCATAGAGGTCCTATTGGCGGAACTGAGCGCATTCCAAAAATTGTACCAGCACAAGGTAAATCTCGGCCAAACATCTGTTGCGAAATCACATTCATCATCTGAGGGAGGAAACTCAATAATAGATCGCATCTCTCTCAAAGTTCAACAGGTGAAGTTTGTTTCATGTTTTGAGATGCCTGTGAAATACTACAACAAGGTAGATCAGTCTGAGATGAATAAATACAAGAGAGGAGTTTTCCTTGAGGCTTCGGAGATAGAATTGGAGGTTGACATGAtaaagaagaagctggacgtggagcttcaatttttcaaggcAAAGCTGGTGAAGGACTATGACACGGAACAATACACCGGAAAGCTAGAGGAATTTATAAACATCGAGCGTCCTCATTTGAAGtatttcaaagacaagcaCCAGCTGTCTCTCTCGCTTCCTTTGCTAGACACAAAACTATCTGCGGAAGTTTTGTGGTCGGTGCTTTTCATTAAGACTATACTTACTTCTGTGATACCGCATTTGcccaagaagaaagaggcCTCTACCAAACCGCCACTAACCTACCTGTTCGGAATTCAGCTCTTCATGATGAAAATCCAGCTACCAAACGACATTGATCTTGTACTGGAATTGGATCGCATGGAAGCCTTATCGACGGTCGACGATGACTGTTACGCACGATTCAGAGCACTGAGACTGTATGGAAGAAGTCCGTACACCACCCAGACCTGGAGCCttatatttattttgtgTGATGCGAACACGACGATCCGCATCCACTCGCAAGCCGAACACCTCGCAATAATCAACTCCCGCTCAGTGAGGTTTGAAATTCCGTTCGAATACGTCTTTTTCGAAACCTTTGACAACTTTAGAGCACTGACCAAGGCTATCACGAAAATGGAAGCCAACTTCCAACACCTAATGTCTACTCCAGAATCTGAAGTGGATTTCAACGTGCCTATTATAATGCCTAGCAAAGTTAAGAATCCTTTCAAATTCCCCAGCGTCCGCTTAAACGCTAAACAGTTTCAATTCTGCATGCACGACGATCCATTCGAAgccgagctcaacgagTCTTTCTTGCTTGGAAG
This window of the Ogataea parapolymorpha DL-1 chromosome VII, whole genome shotgun sequence genome carries:
- a CDS encoding Cyclin-dependent kinase 1; amino-acid sequence: MAELNDFEKLEKIGEGTYGVVYKALDTKHNNRVVALKKIRLESEDEGVPSTTIREISLLKELRDDNIVALYDIVHSNSNKIYLVFEFLDMDLKKYMESIPEGEGLGNDMVKKFMLQLVRGLYHCHAHRVLHRDLKPQNLLIDKEGNLKVADFGLARAFGVPLRAYTHEVVTLWYRSPEILLGGKQYSTGVDMWSIGCIFAEMSNRKPLFAGDSEIDQIFKIFRVLGTPTEEIWPDVTYLSDFKPSFPKWSKQNLADIVPNLDPHGVDLLEQLLTYDPAGRISAKRALMHPYFQEDYVQPSEYPQQSAMQVDTSTIYV
- a CDS encoding Protein involved in bud site selection during bipolar budding gives rise to the protein MALSNANPQRLSGPNTSSNFVRADDLEQKVVSKLEVDTLQSEKQSVNRWPTLFEILNRRTQSPVDLWSFYVYMRDEQRNIDYLDFWIDTVQHMGLCKAYVKGLKQSLAVNERIRNADQTFNSAPGQSTPLRQQTPQSNRQSNTSSRDSKSSSLLLDLLMRNNLLEESDSRRMSAFLRGESSVRSSDPLVNAKIDELKRKSQTPSDDNSKDTSRESNSAKRVSTINPQMIETMIQQDLLPREKPFKDSHFATREKLNQSAQNIVRTYFLDSSPKKIVIPPEMVERVIQAVQRDGRDDPEVFDESREFVFKAMEHEAYPNFLRYHALSNVTSKSAAYRMLGSFFSGLGAFWTGYTLIFLDYQPKQVRWVVVVPFFFAFYLLLSSYYRVDPLLYFAGYSESHASKNGLVRIKEPFVKNLLKRRSIFVLLLILLMTAVLSIIFALVPGRRL
- a CDS encoding Carbamoyl-phosphate synthase arginine-specific large chain gives rise to the protein MSLRILARHWRMPKLAPLKTSLARTYASQVEKASTYAGAGILSGFTGENAHHLVDVSRVLVIGSGGLSIGQAGEFDYSGSQAIKALKEANKQSILINPNIATNQTSHALADEIYYLPVTPEYITYIIERERPDGVLLTFGGQTGLNVGVQLEKMGIFKKYGVKVLGTPIKTLETSEDRDLFAQALNEINIPIAESIAVETVDDALAAADKIGYPIIVRSAYALGGLGSGFASNETELRNLASQSLSLAPQILVEKSLKGWKEVEYEVVRDRVGNCITVCNMENFDPLGIHTGDSIVVAPSQTLSDEEYHMLRSAAIKIIRHLGVVGECNVQYALQPDGLDYRVIEVNARLSRSSALASKATGYPLAYTAAKIALGYTLPELPNPVTKTTSANFEPSLDYMVTKIPRWDLSKFQHVKRDIGSSMKSVGEVMAIGRNFEESFQKAIRQVDPSFIGFQGAKFDDLDHALSHPTDRRWLAVGQALLHENYTVDRVHELSKIDKWFLYKLNNIVEMQKELEAIGSLFGVTQDVMSRAKKLGFSDKQIALAVGSTELEVRARRKSFGITPFVKKIDTLAAEFPADTNYLYTTYNATSHDVKFDEFGTMVLGSGVYRIGSSVEFDWCAVSAARALREAGKKTVMVNYNPETVSTDFDEVDRLYFEELSFERVMDIYELENAKGLVVSVGGQLPQNIALKLQQQGAKVLGTNPEDIDKAEDRHKFSSILDSINVDQPAWKELTSVEEAENFANEVGYPVLVRPSYVLSGAAMSVIRSESELEQKLTNAADVSAEHPVVISKFIEGAQEIDIDAVASHGKVLVHAVSEHVENAGIHSGDATLVLPPQGLDQETMDRLKEIADKVAAAWNITGPFNMQIIKAENPTTGKPDLKVIECNIRASRSFPFVSKVLGVNFIDVAVKALLDSNVPAPVDLMKKSYNYVATKVPQFSFTRLAGADPFLGVEMASTGEVACFGDNVVDAYWTSILSTMNFHVPKPPAGILFGGDLSNDNLGNVAKRLSPLGYKFYVASPSVANYLSKYVDSPVEVIEFPKENKRELREVFQKYDIKCVFNLAKERAESLLDEDYVMRRNAIDFAIPLFNEPQTSLLFSQCLAEKLPALLANQAKSEVVIPSEVKRWSEFIGGKPV
- a CDS encoding Guanine nucleotide-binding protein alpha-3 subunit is translated as MGVCGSKEGESPPPNAPVSNGAVTTVEKQQATQSKNKPKQEVKMLLLGSGESGKSTVLKQIKILHQDGFSKRELYDFKPFVFKNIIECAQSLVRAIKQFNAESELKSLTPQQLDAIDAYETAMDDTTEQFNVEVASLIKKLIKEPVVNKLLEEKRNEFYILDSAQYFFDNIDRIFAENYLPSVEDVLRTRKQTSGIYDTKFQLEDIDIHLYDVGGQRSERKKWIHCFDNVTVIMFCVALSEYDQVLLESSSQNRLEESLNLFDSVVNSMWFRRTSIVLCLNKIDVFIEKLPRSPLENYFPDYVGGNDVNKAVKYILWRFRQLNRSNVNIMPYVTQATDTNNMKLAFAVVKETIIHNALMDSGILQA